The segment GGATCAGGGTCTTTTTGTCCTTTTCCTGGGCGACGGCGGAAGCGGACGAGAAGGCGGCGAAGAAGATCACCAGGCTCAGCTGAATCGGCGCCAGAATCTGAAACAGGACCGCCCCGAACCGGGCCATATCACCGACGTTGCGAATGATTTGCGTCCCGGCCATTACCAGCCAGGCGGTGCACATTAGCAGGAACAGAGCGGCGACGTAGACGGTGCGGTAGGTGTAAAACTTGCTACGCCGCGGCGTAACGGCAGCTTCTCGCGTAAAGACGGGCCCGATGAACAACTTGCGGTCCTTGGTCGATCGAAAGCGATGAGGAGCGGAAAAGCTTCGATTATAGCTGGAGCCGTACGGATTTAGGACGCCGACCGCCCCAGCGGCGTGTTAAAACCTGAGGTGTTTTCCCGCCTGACGCCCACCAAAATCCCCCCAGATGGGTTTTTCGGCGCGATTTCTCGATTTTTCGCCAATAACGATTCCCATCGGCGGCTCTTAGCTGTGGTTCATCGCGACGACCCAACACGACAGAACGAGCCTTTGAGCAAGGAAGACGCCGCATTCCAAGAGGCGGCGCTTGATGCTGCCGCCGTTGAGACGTACTACCGCCAGCATGCTGATCGATTGCAACGATTTGTCTGGGGCGTGGTGCGTGACGCGCCGACGGCGGCCGATGTGGTTCAAGCGACGTTCGTCAAATTCGCCGCGTTAGGCGGTTCGGTAGAGCCAGCTGCCCGCAAAAGCTGGCTCTACCAAGTCGCCTATCGAGAAGCCTTAGCGATTCGCCGCCGTCAGGCCACCGGCCGTAAAGTGGACGAGCGATTGCAATGGCTGCACGAAGGTTGGGACTCGGCGGCGCCAGATACCGAGCTGGTCCGCGGAGAACTGGTCGACCAGGTCCGTGAGGCGATTGACCGTCTGCCGGACGAACTGAAACAAGTCGTTCACCTCCGGACCTACGAGGAACGAACCTTCGCCGAAATCGCCGAACAGTTGCAGATCCCGTTGGGAACGGCGCTCGGACGGATGCGAAACGCCCTCGCCAAATTAAAAACGACCCTCGCGAAACTGAATCAGCAAACGAAACGCGAAAACTAATCGCCCAGCTCATGAATTCAATTCCGGAACCTGACGACTTTGACCTCACCGCGCTGCGGTATCTGACCGGCGAGCTTTCGCCGGAGGAGACCGAAGCGTTTGAGCAGCTGTTAGCGGATGACGTCACCGCGTGCGAACGCCTGGCTGACGTCGTCGAGCTGTCCGCAGCGATGCTGACCGCCCCGAGTGCGCCGGATGCGCGGACGACGCGGGGCGGTCTCGCTGCGGCGCCCAAGCGTTCGTTCTCGATCTGGTCGGCCGTGCTGGCCGCGTCAGTTCTGTTGGCGTTGGTCGGCGGTCTGGTCACGCTCATGTCTTCTGGCGACGACGCCCAAACCCAACTCGCCCAATCGTGGATCGACTCGTCAGACGCCGTCGATCAAATGCTCGAAGTCGACAATCTGCTGGTTGCCGAGCAGCCCCTGGCGCCGCAATTAGACGTTCTTCCCTTGGATGACGCCGACGACGCCAGTTGGAATACTCCTCCTGCCTGGATGTTGGCCGCCGTTGAGCTGGACCAAGAGGATGATCTCGATCGTGAAGTTGGCGAAGACGAGGTGAATCAATGATCCGCATCGCCGCCGGCAAAGCGCTGCTTTGCCTTCTGCTGTTGGTCTCTACCGCCGCTGCCCAAAAGCAAGGCGAAACCAAAGCTCGCGTCGTCGCCCAAAACGCCGTTTCGATCGAAGCGAAGTCGCCCGAGAAGAAACCGGCCAAGGACGATAAGGAAGACGCGGTCAGCGAAAGCGAGAAAGCGCGACGCGAAGAGCTCGCCTTCGCGCTGGTTCGCAAGCATCATCCCGAACTCGCTTCGCTGCTTCGTCCCCTCAAGCGTCTCCGTCCCCGTCAATACGACCAGGCGGTTCGCGAGTTGTCGCGCGTCAGCGAACGGTTGAGCCAGATCGAGCAGCGTTCTCCCGAACGGTACGAGGTGGAGCTTGCGCTTTGGAAGTCGAAGTCGCGGATTCAGCTGTTGACCGCTCAATTGCAGATGACGCCGGAAAACGAAGAGCTGCGTCAGCGGTTGCGTGATGCGATCGCCGAGCAGATCGTTTCGCAGCGAGAGCTGTACGAGATGGAAAAAGCCCGCGTTACGCAGCGGCTTGAGTTTTTGAACGCCCAGCTCGATCGGCTGGAAGGAGACATGGAGACCTTGGTCGACGAACGTCTCCGCTCGGCCGACGCCGCCGCTAAAAAGAAGTTTCGCGAGTCGACCCCAGCGTCGAGCGAAACGCCCAAGAAATAGCGATTCAATACGCCCCGCCTAGTTGAACGTCGGTTCGACCTGAATCGAACAAGGAGTTTTCGATGACGCACCGCCTGCTTGCCCCACTTGGTCTGTTGGCCGCCTGGCTTTGCTACTTCGCCGCCAGCGATGTTATCGCCGCCGAATTGCCGACGCTGGATCAGCGCTTCGCTGACGAGAACGTCGACGAAGTCCCGAACTTCCAACGTCACGTCATTCCGTTGATGAGCCGCTTGGGCTGTAACGGCCGCTCTTGCCATGGTTCGTTCCAGGGACGGGGCGGTTTCCAGCTTTCGCTCTTCGGCTACGACTTCCAGGCCGACCATGACGCGATGATGAAGGGGGAGAACCCGCGGATCAATCTGGCCGACATCGACGACAGCCTGGTCATCTCGAAGCCGACTGACGAATTTACCCACGAAGGGGGCGAACGCTACAAGCTCGGTAGCTGGGAACATCGCGTCTTCAAGAATTGGATCGCCGCCGGCGCCAAGTTCGACAAAGACGAAGTCGCCAAGTTGGAACGTCTCGAAGTCACTCCGGCCGAAGTGTTGTTTGGCGCCGAGCCGCAAAAGGTTCAGCTGAAAGCGGTCGCCGTCTGGGCCGATGGGACTCGTGAAGACGTCACGCCTCTTTGCCGTTACACCACCAACGACGGCGAAATCGCCCCGGTCGATGGCGACGGCGTGATTAGCTCTGGCGACAAGGGTGACACGCACGTTATCGTCGCTTATGACAAAGCGGTGATCTCGGTTCCGGTCTTGCGACCGATGACCAACTTGACTGGCGACAACTATCCCCAGGTCGCCGCTGCGACCAAGATCGACGAACTGGTCGTCAGCAAACTTCGCAAGCTCGGCGTCACCCCGTCGCCGGTCGCGAGCGACGAAGAGTTCCTCCGTCGCGTCAATCTCGACATCGCCGGCACGCTGCCGACTCCGGACGAAGTTCGCGCGTTCGTCGCCGACAAAGATCCGCAGAAGCGTCAAGCCAAAATCAACGAACTGCTGGAAACGCCGGCCTACGTCGCCAAGTGGACGACGCTGCTGTGCGACATCACCGGCAACAATGACGAACAGCTGAACAACGTCTCGCCGGTTCGTTTGGGACCGAGCCAGGAATGGTACGACTGGATCTATCGACGCGTCGAGCAGAACATGCCGTACGACGAACTGGCGACCGGGATCATCATGGCCCGCAGTCGTGAACCGGGCGATTCGTACCGCGAATATTGCGAAGAGATGAGCGATCTCTATCGCAAGAATGAATCGTACGCGACACGTGATACGCTCACCCACTACTGGGCGCGTCTCAACTTCCGCACGCCGGAAGATCGCGCGATCGGTTTCGCCTACGCCTTCATGGGCATTCGCATCCAGTGCGCCCAATGCCACAAACACCCGTTCGACGTCTGGTCGAAGCAAGACTTCGACGACTTCAAGACCTTCTTCACCCAAGCTCGTTTCACGCGTCAACCGCGTCGAACCGACGCTTCCTACGAAGAGTACCAGGCCCTGGTGAAGGAGTTGGACGTTCAAGGGAAGAACGGCGGCGAAATGCGTCGCGACATCGCTAAGAAGCTGACCCAAGGGAAGACTGTTCCCTTCCCGGAAGTCGAACTGCTGCCGACCGCGGCGGTCTTTCGTCAGCCGCAGCAGCGGGGGAAGAGGAATCGCGACATGCCGAAGCCCGAAATGATGGCGAACATCCTCGGGGAAGAGGAAGTCGATCTGTCGAAGGTCGAAGATATTCGGGAGCCGCTGATGAAGTGGCTCGGTAGCGAATCGAATCCCTACTTCGCCAAAGCGATCGTCAATCGCGTCTGGTCCGTCTACTTCAACGTCGGGATCGTTGATCCGGTTGACGATTTGAGCCTTGGCAATCCGCCGTCGAACGGCCCGCTGCTCGACTACCTGGCGGCTGGTTTCGTGAAGAGCGGCTACGACATGAAGTGGCTCCATCGCGAAATCGCCGGTAGCGACACCTATCAGCGAACCTGGAAGCCGAACGACACCAATCGGATGGACTACCGCAACTTCAGCCGGGCGATTCCGCGTCGCTTACCGGCCGAAGTCGCGTACGACATCGTCAATCAGGCGACCGCCAACGATAAGACGCTCGAAAACTACGCGGCGACCTTGGAAGACCGCGCGATGTCGATTCCCGGCACCTCGCCGCAAGGCAAGGCTCGTAACGCCCAGTACGCTCTGCAAGTGTTTGGACGTTCGACCCGCGACAGCAACTGCGAATGCGATCGTTCGATGGAAGCGAGTCTGTTGCAGACCGTTTACCTGCAAAACGACGCCGACGTGCTGAAACGTTTGACCGACAACGGCGGCTGGGTTGCGGAACTGAATAACCAGATCAACGGCAATCAAGACGTCGACAAACAGTTGGAACGCCGCGTCGAGCAAGGACGCGAGCTGATCAAAGAAGGTCAAGCGAAGATCGCGCGTATGCAGAAGAACGGCACGAAGCAGGAGGCGATTGAGCAAGCCAAGAAGAAGTTGGCCGCCGCTCGCTCGCGTCTGGAAGTGCTCGAACGCCAACTGCATCGTCAGAAACTGCCGGCCGCCGAGAAATCGACGCCGACCGATATCGCATCGCTCGTGGACGAGGCCTACCTCCGTACGCTTAGCCGTTTGCCCGATGCGGAAGAAAAGTCGATCGCCGAGCGTCACTTCCAGAAAGCGGCCAATCCGGTCGACGGCATTCGCGATCTGATGTGGGCCTTGGTCAACACCAAAGAGTTCATCGTTAATCACTAAGACAATACAGGCATCCCTTAGCGCATCGGCGCTACGATCATTTTTACGGAGACTCGGGATATGGCGATTCATCGAACTTGCGACGGGGTACGCCGCCGCGACGTGTTGAAAATCGGCCTGATGGGCGGAGTAGGACTCAGCTTGTCCGGCTACCTTCAGCTTTCGCACGCCGGCCAGGTAGCCGACAAGAATGCGAAGGCGGGCATCTTCGTCGACCTCACCGGCGGACCGACCCATCTCGATACGTTCGACTTGAAGCCTGACGCGCCGAAGGAATTCCGCGGCGAGTTCAACCCGATCGAAACGAACGTCCCCGGCATGATGATCAGCGAGCACTTGCCGAAGCTGGCCAAGCAAGCCGACAAGTTCTGCATCTTGCGGGGCGTGTCGCACACGTTGGCGGCCCATCGTCTCGGTTCGGAATACGTCAACACCGGCACGCGTCCGATCGCGTCGCTCTCCTATCCTTCGTACGGTTCGGTCGTCGCCAAAGAACTGCCGGCCCCATCCGACCTGCCGCCGAACGTCGCGATTCCTCGCGCGTCCCACACGTCAGGTTTTCTGGGAGTGAAGTACGCTCCGCTCAATACGAACTCGGCGCCAAGGGCAGGCGCACCTTACTCGGTGCGCGGCGTCAGTCTAAGCGGCGGTTTGACGCTCGAAGAAGTGAATCGACGTCAGGATTTGCTCACCTCGCTCGACCGCAAGTTCCGCGGCTACGAGTCGGACGACCAATTGCTGGAAGGGCTCGATCAGTTCAGCCAGCAAGCGCATGCGATCATCACCTCGAAGAAGGCCCGCGAAGCGTTTGACGTCAGCAAAGAGTCGCCGGCGTTCGCCAAGTCGTTTGAAGCCGACAGCTTCAGCATGAGCTGCCTCTTGGCGATTCGCCTGGTCGAAGCGGGCGTCCGCTTCGTCACGATCACCAACGGCGGTTGGGACACGCACCAGGACGCCTTCGCGCGGCTGAAAGATCGCCAACTGCCGCCGCTCGATAACGGTCTGGCCGCTCTGTACAACGGTCTGGCCGAGAAAGGCCTGCTCGATCAGACGGCGGTCTTCGTCACCGGCGAATTCGGCCGTACGCCGAAGATCAACGCCAACGGCGGTCGCGATCACTATCCGCGCTGCATGACCATGCTGATGGCCGGCGGCGGCGTTCGCGGCGGTCAGGTGATCGGCGAAAGCGATGAAAAAGGATCGGCCCCGGCCGACGGTCACGGCATCACGCCGGATGACGTCGCCGCTTCGTTCTATCATGCCCTCGGCATTGACCATACCAAGGAATATCACACCAACACCGGCCGCCCGATCACGATCGTGCGCGACGGTCACGTGATTGAAAAGCTGTTTGCGTAAATCGATTGAGAGCCCAAACCTGGCGCCATTTGCATTTGACGATGCGTCAAACGCGGCGCCAGGTCTCTTTTCTTAGGTGGAGACCCCCCAATGAAGAATGTTGTTCGTACCTCTTTGATTTTGACTTTCGCCGTCTTGGTCGCTCTTCCCGTTTTGGCCGCCGACAAGCCCGAAAAGAAAGAGAAGAAAGCGAAGCCGGGCGCCAACGCCGGCGTCTTCGCTCTCGTCAGCAAGATCGAACTGACCGACAAGCAGAAAGAGCAAGTCGCCGCGTTGAAGAAGGAATTCGGCAGCAAGCTGGCCGAAGCCAACAAAGCGGTCGCCCTGACCGACGAGCAGAAAGAAGCTCGCAAAACCGCGACGCAGGAAGTCAAAGACAAAGGTCTGAAGGGTAAAGAAGCCCGCGAATACATCGCCGGCAAAGTGAATCTTTCCAGCGAACAGCAAGAAGCCCAAAAGGAAGTCGCCGCGCTGACCGGCGTCGTTCGCACCAAGCTGATCGCGATCCTGACTCCGGAACAAAAAGAAGCCGCCGGAATCAAAGACATGCCGGCCAAGAAGAAGAAGGAAAAGGCCGAGAAGTAAGCTTCGCCTCTTTCTTTCTCCAAGAAACGAAAACGCCGACGGTTATCCGTCGGCGTTTTTTGTTGCTTGCGATTTTGGACTGCGACTATTCTTCCAGTTCCATGATCTCGACCTTGCGGAATTCGCACGGGTGGCTTTCCGATTGCAGCGAGATCGTGCCACCGCTCAGCATCAGGTCGCCATCTTTGGCCAGGCTCTTGGCATGAGCGTCGCGGGCGTCGAGCTGCGATTTTTCGTATTCCAGCACCAGCTTGC is part of the Blastopirellula sediminis genome and harbors:
- a CDS encoding RNA polymerase sigma factor, whose amino-acid sequence is MSKEDAAFQEAALDAAAVETYYRQHADRLQRFVWGVVRDAPTAADVVQATFVKFAALGGSVEPAARKSWLYQVAYREALAIRRRQATGRKVDERLQWLHEGWDSAAPDTELVRGELVDQVREAIDRLPDELKQVVHLRTYEERTFAEIAEQLQIPLGTALGRMRNALAKLKTTLAKLNQQTKREN
- a CDS encoding anti-sigma factor family protein, whose translation is MNSIPEPDDFDLTALRYLTGELSPEETEAFEQLLADDVTACERLADVVELSAAMLTAPSAPDARTTRGGLAAAPKRSFSIWSAVLAASVLLALVGGLVTLMSSGDDAQTQLAQSWIDSSDAVDQMLEVDNLLVAEQPLAPQLDVLPLDDADDASWNTPPAWMLAAVELDQEDDLDREVGEDEVNQ
- a CDS encoding DUF1549 domain-containing protein; translated protein: MTHRLLAPLGLLAAWLCYFAASDVIAAELPTLDQRFADENVDEVPNFQRHVIPLMSRLGCNGRSCHGSFQGRGGFQLSLFGYDFQADHDAMMKGENPRINLADIDDSLVISKPTDEFTHEGGERYKLGSWEHRVFKNWIAAGAKFDKDEVAKLERLEVTPAEVLFGAEPQKVQLKAVAVWADGTREDVTPLCRYTTNDGEIAPVDGDGVISSGDKGDTHVIVAYDKAVISVPVLRPMTNLTGDNYPQVAAATKIDELVVSKLRKLGVTPSPVASDEEFLRRVNLDIAGTLPTPDEVRAFVADKDPQKRQAKINELLETPAYVAKWTTLLCDITGNNDEQLNNVSPVRLGPSQEWYDWIYRRVEQNMPYDELATGIIMARSREPGDSYREYCEEMSDLYRKNESYATRDTLTHYWARLNFRTPEDRAIGFAYAFMGIRIQCAQCHKHPFDVWSKQDFDDFKTFFTQARFTRQPRRTDASYEEYQALVKELDVQGKNGGEMRRDIAKKLTQGKTVPFPEVELLPTAAVFRQPQQRGKRNRDMPKPEMMANILGEEEVDLSKVEDIREPLMKWLGSESNPYFAKAIVNRVWSVYFNVGIVDPVDDLSLGNPPSNGPLLDYLAAGFVKSGYDMKWLHREIAGSDTYQRTWKPNDTNRMDYRNFSRAIPRRLPAEVAYDIVNQATANDKTLENYAATLEDRAMSIPGTSPQGKARNAQYALQVFGRSTRDSNCECDRSMEASLLQTVYLQNDADVLKRLTDNGGWVAELNNQINGNQDVDKQLERRVEQGRELIKEGQAKIARMQKNGTKQEAIEQAKKKLAAARSRLEVLERQLHRQKLPAAEKSTPTDIASLVDEAYLRTLSRLPDAEEKSIAERHFQKAANPVDGIRDLMWALVNTKEFIVNH
- a CDS encoding DUF1501 domain-containing protein produces the protein MAIHRTCDGVRRRDVLKIGLMGGVGLSLSGYLQLSHAGQVADKNAKAGIFVDLTGGPTHLDTFDLKPDAPKEFRGEFNPIETNVPGMMISEHLPKLAKQADKFCILRGVSHTLAAHRLGSEYVNTGTRPIASLSYPSYGSVVAKELPAPSDLPPNVAIPRASHTSGFLGVKYAPLNTNSAPRAGAPYSVRGVSLSGGLTLEEVNRRQDLLTSLDRKFRGYESDDQLLEGLDQFSQQAHAIITSKKAREAFDVSKESPAFAKSFEADSFSMSCLLAIRLVEAGVRFVTITNGGWDTHQDAFARLKDRQLPPLDNGLAALYNGLAEKGLLDQTAVFVTGEFGRTPKINANGGRDHYPRCMTMLMAGGGVRGGQVIGESDEKGSAPADGHGITPDDVAASFYHALGIDHTKEYHTNTGRPITIVRDGHVIEKLFA